The Metabacillus litoralis genome contains a region encoding:
- a CDS encoding D-serine ammonia-lyase, whose translation MKLIHGKTLEEWKREDPNLHRIIETEETFWRNPKYKNFEEAVLKLSITLDDVKEAEERLIRFAPYLIKAFPETKEANGMIESLTIRIPKMKKAMENYYKMHVNQEVFLKTDNMLPISGSIKARGGIYEVLKYAERIAIDNGMLSYDDDYSILTNKSFRELFSHYSIAVGSTGNLGLSIGIISAKLGFNVYVHMSADAKKWKKDLLKEKGVTVIEYNSDYSRAVSEGRRQAQANENMHFIDDENSKDLFLGYAVAALRLQKQLEELGIVVNEEKPLFVYLPCGVGGGPGGVAFGLKLIFKDAVHCFFAEPTHSPAMLLGLLTGLHEKVSVQDFDIDNVTEADGLAVGRPSGFVGKLLEELISGVYTVEDKHLFQLLTMLVDTEDINLEPSALAGFPGVIHVIHQPEFQYPHATHLVWATGGSMLPEEMKKENYEKGKYFLKK comes from the coding sequence ATGAAATTAATTCATGGTAAAACATTAGAAGAATGGAAAAGAGAAGATCCAAATTTACATAGAATTATTGAAACAGAGGAAACATTTTGGAGGAATCCTAAATATAAGAATTTTGAAGAAGCTGTATTAAAACTTTCCATTACGCTGGATGATGTGAAGGAAGCGGAAGAAAGGCTAATAAGATTTGCACCATATCTTATCAAGGCTTTCCCAGAAACAAAAGAGGCAAATGGAATGATTGAATCGCTAACTATTCGTATTCCTAAAATGAAAAAGGCGATGGAGAATTACTATAAGATGCATGTAAATCAAGAAGTTTTTCTGAAAACTGACAACATGTTACCTATTTCAGGTTCCATTAAAGCTAGAGGTGGAATTTATGAAGTATTAAAATATGCTGAACGAATTGCTATAGACAACGGAATGTTATCATATGATGATGATTACTCCATTTTAACTAACAAATCGTTTAGAGAATTATTTTCACACTATTCAATCGCTGTAGGTTCGACAGGTAATCTCGGACTTAGTATTGGAATCATAAGTGCCAAATTAGGGTTCAATGTATATGTGCACATGTCAGCTGATGCGAAAAAATGGAAAAAAGACTTATTAAAAGAAAAAGGTGTTACTGTTATTGAGTATAATTCAGACTATAGTAGAGCTGTTTCTGAAGGAAGAAGGCAAGCTCAAGCAAATGAGAATATGCATTTTATAGATGATGAGAATTCGAAAGATCTGTTTTTAGGATACGCAGTCGCAGCGCTGCGATTACAAAAGCAATTAGAAGAGTTAGGGATAGTAGTTAATGAAGAAAAACCGCTATTCGTCTATTTACCTTGTGGTGTGGGTGGAGGTCCAGGCGGAGTTGCTTTCGGCTTAAAATTGATTTTTAAGGATGCTGTGCATTGCTTCTTTGCAGAGCCAACTCATTCTCCAGCAATGCTACTAGGTTTATTAACTGGACTACATGAAAAAGTTTCTGTCCAAGATTTTGATATTGATAATGTCACAGAAGCTGACGGATTAGCTGTAGGCAGACCTTCTGGTTTTGTTGGAAAGCTTTTAGAAGAACTCATCAGTGGGGTTTATACTGTTGAAGATAAACATCTGTTTCAACTGCTTACTATGTTAGTTGACACAGAGGATATAAATTTAGAACCTTCAGCTTTAGCAGGATTTCCAGGTGTAATACATGTAATTCATCAACCCGAATTTCAGTATCCTCATGCAACTCATTTGGTGTGGGCAACAGGGGGAAGCATGTTACCGGAAGAGATGAAGAAGGAGAACTATGAAAAGGGGAAATATTTTCTGAAGAAATAA
- the adhP gene encoding alcohol dehydrogenase AdhP: protein MKAAVVNEFKQKLEVKEIPVPTLEYGEILVKIKACGVCHTDLHAAHGDWPVKPKLPLVPGHEGVGEVLKMAEGVTSIKIGDIVGIPWLYSACGECEYCLTGRETLCHDQLNAGYSVDGGYAEYCKAPANYVVKVPAGVDLAEISPIFCAGVTTYKALKVSEAKPGDWVAIYGIGGLGHVALQYAKAMGFNVIAVDIQDDKLDLASELGADLTINGLKCDPIQEIKEKVGGVQAAVSVAVTKKAFEQAYGSVKRGGTLVVVGLPNDELPIPIFDTVLNGVTVKGSIVGTRKDLQEAVQFAADGKVKTNISTEPLDNINEVFERMEKGQINGRVVLTLE from the coding sequence ATGAAAGCTGCAGTTGTAAACGAATTCAAACAAAAACTAGAGGTAAAAGAAATTCCAGTCCCAACTCTTGAGTATGGCGAAATTTTAGTGAAAATTAAAGCATGTGGAGTTTGTCACACTGACCTTCACGCTGCACACGGTGACTGGCCGGTAAAACCAAAGCTTCCATTAGTACCTGGACATGAAGGTGTTGGAGAGGTCTTAAAGATGGCAGAAGGTGTCACTTCCATTAAAATTGGAGATATTGTTGGTATTCCTTGGTTATACTCAGCTTGTGGTGAATGTGAATACTGCTTAACTGGGAGAGAAACACTTTGTCATGATCAGTTAAATGCCGGCTATTCAGTTGACGGGGGTTATGCAGAATATTGTAAAGCACCTGCAAACTATGTTGTAAAAGTACCAGCTGGTGTTGATCTTGCTGAAATTTCTCCAATTTTCTGTGCTGGGGTTACAACATACAAGGCTTTAAAAGTAAGTGAAGCTAAACCTGGTGACTGGGTAGCGATTTATGGTATCGGCGGTCTTGGACATGTTGCACTGCAATATGCAAAAGCAATGGGCTTCAACGTGATTGCTGTAGATATTCAAGATGACAAGCTTGATTTAGCATCCGAGTTAGGAGCAGATTTAACAATCAATGGCTTAAAATGTGATCCTATTCAGGAAATTAAAGAAAAAGTAGGCGGAGTTCAAGCAGCTGTTAGTGTTGCGGTAACGAAAAAAGCATTTGAACAAGCTTATGGATCTGTTAAGCGTGGTGGAACTCTAGTCGTTGTTGGTCTTCCAAACGATGAGTTACCAATTCCAATTTTTGATACTGTTCTTAACGGTGTTACTGTAAAAGGTTCAATTGTTGGAACAAGAAAAGATCTCCAAGAAGCCGTGCAGTTTGCTGCAGATGGAAAAGTAAAAACAAATATTTCAACAGAGCCACTTGATAACATTAATGAGGTATTCGAAAGAATGGAGAAAGGTCAAATTAACGGACGTGTTGTACTAACACTTGAATAG
- a CDS encoding 5-methyltetrahydropteroyltriglutamate--homocysteine S-methyltransferase, with protein sequence MTKTLVKAPFRADHVGSLLRPERIHQARKDFQKGNLTSLQLHEIETEEIIKIVDKQIEVGLQAVTDGEFRRRFWHTDFLEHLNGVEGYVPESGFAFKGEETERYDVRVIGKISFNPDHPHIKDFIEFKEIVGDRAVAKQTIPSPNQLFNAGIRNLEFYPDIEEYTNDVIQTYKDAIKAFYDAGCRYLQLDDVYIAGLNAPEIPFNDSGFSREQLIDLALRVVNGVLEDKPEDLTITTHLCRGNYRSKWAFEGSYAKIAPTLFAKEKVNGFFLEYDDDRSGDFGPLDYIPNDGPRVVLGVFTSKHGQLEDKENIKARVEEATKYVPLEQLCISPQCGFASTHHGNILTEEEQWEKLKYIVDVSKEIWG encoded by the coding sequence ATGACAAAAACACTAGTAAAAGCGCCTTTTAGAGCCGACCACGTTGGAAGTTTATTACGTCCAGAAAGAATTCATCAAGCAAGAAAGGATTTCCAAAAGGGGAATTTAACGTCTCTGCAACTACACGAAATTGAAACGGAAGAAATTATAAAAATTGTTGATAAGCAAATCGAAGTTGGTTTACAAGCTGTGACCGATGGAGAGTTTCGTCGTAGATTTTGGCACACCGATTTTCTAGAGCATCTAAATGGTGTAGAGGGATATGTTCCTGAAAGTGGGTTTGCGTTCAAAGGTGAGGAAACTGAGAGATACGATGTTCGTGTTATCGGAAAAATTTCATTTAACCCTGACCATCCACATATTAAAGACTTTATCGAGTTTAAAGAAATTGTCGGAGATCGTGCGGTTGCTAAGCAAACGATTCCTAGCCCGAATCAATTATTTAATGCAGGGATCCGCAACCTGGAATTTTATCCAGATATTGAAGAATATACGAATGATGTTATTCAAACATATAAGGATGCAATTAAAGCATTTTATGATGCTGGTTGCCGCTACTTACAATTAGACGATGTATATATTGCTGGACTTAATGCACCGGAAATTCCGTTTAATGATAGTGGTTTTTCGCGTGAACAATTAATTGACTTAGCTTTACGTGTTGTAAATGGCGTTCTTGAAGATAAGCCAGAAGATTTAACGATTACTACTCACCTTTGCCGTGGTAACTACCGTTCTAAATGGGCATTTGAAGGTAGCTATGCTAAAATTGCACCAACATTATTCGCAAAAGAAAAAGTGAACGGATTTTTCTTAGAGTATGATGATGATCGCTCTGGTGACTTCGGGCCATTAGATTATATACCAAACGATGGTCCAAGAGTTGTTCTTGGGGTTTTCACATCAAAACATGGACAATTAGAAGATAAGGAAAATATTAAAGCTCGTGTCGAAGAAGCAACAAAATATGTACCATTAGAGCAGTTATGCATTAGTCCACAATGTGGGTTTGCTTCAACACATCATGGAAACATCTTAACCGAAGAAGAGCAGTGGGAGAAGCTAAAATACATTGTTGATGTTTCAAAAGAGATCTGGGGATAA
- a CDS encoding macrolide family glycosyltransferase: MRKIVFFSIPAHGHTNPTIPVVAELVSQGHEVWYYSFLEFQEKIESAGARFISCDKFLPPISQEELNRKVGKDFAALIEMIVDTTIALDEKVCQELREYQPDCIVSDSLCFWGKLIAMKLEIPYICSTTTFAFNNHTAKLMKRSLQEIVRMITGMPRINKKMELLRSHGYEVNSFISIVQNDNDTDTIVYTSKEFQPMAETFSDKYTFVGPSIRQTAASNEVNHNKLIYVSLGTVLNHNKHFYQNCISAFANGPYKVLMSVGEKTEIASLGNLPDNIIVKNHVDQISVLKQADAFITHCGMNSVNESLYFGVPMVLFPLHSEQRVVANRVVELGAGIKLRRSKPSFLEKAVDGIIKNEIYSENAQKISETFRNAGGAKKAAIIILNKIKERG, encoded by the coding sequence ATGAGAAAAATTGTTTTCTTTTCGATTCCAGCACACGGACATACAAACCCAACAATTCCTGTAGTAGCAGAGTTAGTAAGCCAAGGTCATGAAGTGTGGTATTATTCATTTTTAGAATTTCAAGAAAAAATAGAAAGCGCTGGTGCTCGGTTTATTTCATGTGATAAATTCTTACCCCCGATATCCCAAGAAGAATTAAATCGCAAAGTGGGAAAAGATTTTGCTGCTTTAATAGAAATGATTGTAGATACAACAATTGCTTTGGATGAGAAGGTGTGTCAAGAATTAAGAGAATACCAGCCTGATTGCATTGTTTCTGATTCTTTATGTTTTTGGGGAAAATTAATTGCAATGAAATTGGAAATTCCTTATATCTGTTCAACAACAACTTTTGCTTTTAATAATCATACAGCAAAATTAATGAAACGTAGTTTACAAGAAATCGTACGTATGATAACGGGAATGCCGAGAATAAACAAGAAAATGGAATTGCTCCGTTCACACGGATATGAAGTAAATAGTTTTATCTCCATCGTTCAAAATGATAATGACACAGATACAATTGTGTATACATCAAAAGAATTTCAACCGATGGCTGAAACCTTTTCCGACAAATATACATTCGTTGGTCCTTCAATTCGGCAAACAGCAGCATCGAATGAAGTGAATCATAACAAACTTATTTACGTTTCATTAGGAACTGTACTTAATCACAATAAACATTTTTACCAAAATTGTATAAGTGCTTTTGCGAATGGTCCATACAAAGTATTAATGTCTGTTGGTGAAAAAACAGAGATTGCTTCTCTTGGCAATCTTCCGGACAATATTATTGTGAAAAACCATGTCGATCAAATTTCCGTTTTAAAGCAAGCAGATGCATTTATTACACATTGTGGAATGAATAGTGTAAATGAAAGTTTGTACTTTGGAGTTCCAATGGTGTTATTTCCGTTGCATAGTGAACAAAGGGTCGTAGCAAATCGAGTTGTAGAACTTGGAGCTGGGATTAAACTAAGAAGAAGCAAACCGAGCTTTTTGGAAAAAGCTGTAGATGGCATAATAAAAAATGAAATATACTCAGAAAATGCACAAAAAATTTCAGAGACCTTTCGGAATGCAGGAGGAGCTAAAAAAGCCGCTATTATTATCTTAAATAAAATAAAAGAAAGGGGATAA
- a CDS encoding YhgE/Pip domain-containing protein: MMRRMKKFLFTFAAISLLLPSLPAAAATQESGEISSKDEVVYAKLSAIGEEQELYVVNILDVEKAGEIVDYGLYTSLKNLTNLDEINQVDNAVKFTASKGKFYYQGNMNEEPLPWNISISYFLDGKEISPKELAGANGHVQMKIATSYNEQVDSVFFNNYLLQISLALNTDLFNNIEAPDGMLANAGKNKQVTFTVMPEKEEELVVEADVVNFELEGIDITGIPSSMPIDAPDIDDMTGDLSELTSAIKKINNGMADLKTGLTELNTKTKDLPNGSENFRGGMTAISSKSSEIVGASQSISQALQKLNSSLANGSKEMNVGDLEQLTAGLSEISKGLRNTSEGLNALKENYATAYSTLNKAMEAIPEYEITEEQTAQLFNSGGDQTVLNQLLETYSAARTAKGTYEAVKQAFDAVNGTLEEVSRSLPLMADQLDTMSGALTTSLEEMDFAKSFSQLQVGISQLTTNYKTFHSGIVKYTGGVNELSHSYTQIHKGVVGLSQGANEIENGLSRLHDGTNELYESTADLPEQMKKEVDQMIDDYDKSDFKAVSFVSPENEKINSVQFVFKTETIKKEEKKEEEKTKKAEEEKGFWKKLMDLF, from the coding sequence ATGATGAGGAGAATGAAGAAGTTTTTGTTTACTTTTGCCGCAATTAGTTTACTTTTACCTTCACTTCCAGCGGCAGCTGCTACCCAAGAAAGTGGAGAAATCTCCTCGAAGGATGAAGTAGTTTATGCAAAACTAAGTGCAATTGGTGAGGAACAAGAACTATATGTTGTTAATATTTTAGACGTAGAAAAAGCAGGAGAAATTGTTGATTATGGTCTCTATACTAGTTTGAAAAACTTAACGAATTTAGATGAAATAAATCAAGTCGATAATGCTGTTAAGTTTACGGCTTCAAAAGGTAAATTTTATTATCAAGGTAATATGAATGAAGAACCATTACCCTGGAATATTTCTATTTCTTATTTCTTAGACGGAAAAGAAATCTCTCCTAAAGAACTTGCTGGGGCAAATGGGCATGTACAAATGAAGATAGCTACGTCCTATAACGAACAAGTAGATTCTGTCTTTTTTAACAACTATTTATTACAAATTTCTCTTGCTTTAAACACAGATCTCTTCAACAACATTGAAGCTCCTGATGGAATGTTAGCCAATGCAGGAAAAAACAAGCAAGTAACCTTTACTGTGATGCCTGAAAAGGAAGAAGAGCTTGTTGTTGAAGCTGATGTTGTTAATTTTGAACTAGAAGGAATTGACATCACGGGTATTCCATCGTCTATGCCAATTGATGCACCTGATATAGATGATATGACAGGTGACTTATCTGAGCTGACTAGCGCCATAAAAAAAATAAATAATGGGATGGCGGATCTAAAAACTGGACTTACAGAATTAAACACAAAGACGAAGGATTTACCGAATGGATCAGAGAATTTTCGCGGGGGAATGACAGCGATTAGCTCGAAATCCTCGGAAATAGTTGGTGCTTCCCAATCCATTTCACAAGCACTTCAAAAACTAAATTCATCTCTTGCTAATGGTTCTAAAGAAATGAATGTTGGCGATTTGGAACAGCTGACTGCAGGACTTTCGGAAATATCAAAGGGTTTAAGAAACACTTCTGAGGGGTTAAATGCTTTAAAAGAAAATTATGCAACAGCATACAGCACTCTAAACAAAGCGATGGAAGCCATTCCTGAATATGAAATCACAGAAGAACAAACCGCACAGCTTTTTAATAGTGGCGGAGATCAAACCGTACTGAATCAATTGCTTGAAACCTATTCTGCTGCACGAACTGCAAAGGGTACTTACGAAGCTGTCAAACAAGCCTTTGATGCAGTAAATGGAACGCTAGAGGAAGTTAGCCGATCACTCCCACTAATGGCTGATCAGTTGGATACAATGTCAGGAGCGCTTACTACTTCTTTGGAGGAGATGGACTTTGCTAAGTCATTCTCTCAATTACAGGTTGGAATAAGTCAGCTAACTACAAATTACAAAACATTTCATTCTGGGATAGTAAAATATACTGGAGGAGTGAACGAATTATCTCATTCATATACACAAATTCACAAGGGAGTCGTAGGTTTGTCTCAAGGAGCAAATGAAATAGAGAATGGACTAAGCAGACTTCATGATGGAACGAATGAACTTTATGAATCTACAGCGGATTTACCAGAACAAATGAAAAAAGAAGTCGATCAAATGATTGATGACTACGATAAATCAGATTTTAAAGCTGTATCCTTTGTCTCACCTGAGAATGAAAAAATAAACTCCGTTCAATTTGTTTTTAAAACAGAAACGATTAAAAAAGAAGAGAAAAAAGAAGAAGAGAAAACAAAAAAAGCTGAAGAAGAAAAAGGATTTTGGAAGAAGTTAATGGACTTGTTTTAA
- a CDS encoding YjcZ family sporulation protein — protein sequence MSGGYGSGAGFALIVVLFILLIIVGAAYVGGGY from the coding sequence ATGTCAGGTGGATATGGTTCTGGTGCAGGTTTTGCGCTAATCGTAGTACTATTCATTCTTTTAATTATCGTTGGTGCTGCTTATGTTGGCGGTGGTTACTAA
- a CDS encoding efflux RND transporter permease subunit, translated as MIVTVICALATLKVSVNYDMKDYLPDDAQSTIAMNIMEQEFEGSVPTNRVMIHDVTIQEALDFKEKLSAIDGVSDVTWLDDAVDLRSPLEMADEETVETYYKENKALFSFSIREGDEVSITDEIYKLIGKENAMAGESLNTATQQKMAGTESMYAGALLVPIIILILVLSTNSWIEPLLFLTAIGVSVLINMGSNIFLGEVSFVTQSVAPILQLAVSLDYAIFLLHSFADYRKKVADPHEAMELAMKKSFSAITASASTTFFGFIALSFMNFEIGSDLGINLVKGILLSFISVMVFLPALTLLLYKWIDKTQHKPLLPSFKNKGNAVLKLRIPSLILVLLVIVPAFLAQSQTNFIYGIGEQPETTRAGSDFQEIKDQFGESTPIVLLVPKGDVTKEDELVQELENIEHVSSVLAYVNTVGAAIPPEYLDQSITEQFYSENYSRMIVQTNTKNEGEEAFQLIEKVHSTANQYYDKVYSVGESVTLYDIKKTVQKDNQLVNLLTIITVAFVLFVTFKSLSIPLILLLTIQTAVWINLSVPYFTDSSLVYVGYLLISIIQLAATVDYAILLTDAYKEYRKEMTALQAIMKTIDEKMFAIGISASILSSVGFILWITSSNPIVTSIGLLLGRGALLAFIMVVLFLPACMLVFDKLITKTTWKANFYKEED; from the coding sequence ATGATTGTTACAGTCATTTGTGCACTAGCTACCTTAAAAGTCTCAGTCAATTACGATATGAAGGATTACCTACCGGATGATGCTCAGTCCACAATCGCGATGAACATAATGGAGCAGGAATTTGAGGGAAGTGTTCCGACGAATCGGGTCATGATTCATGATGTGACCATACAGGAAGCATTAGATTTTAAAGAGAAACTTTCAGCGATTGATGGTGTATCAGACGTTACCTGGTTAGATGATGCCGTTGACTTAAGATCTCCACTTGAAATGGCTGATGAAGAAACGGTAGAAACCTATTATAAAGAAAATAAAGCGTTATTTTCATTCAGCATTCGTGAAGGTGACGAAGTATCAATCACAGATGAGATTTATAAGCTTATCGGCAAAGAAAATGCGATGGCGGGGGAATCACTTAATACAGCCACACAACAAAAAATGGCTGGTACCGAATCCATGTATGCAGGTGCATTACTAGTCCCTATTATCATCTTAATTTTAGTTTTATCCACCAATTCCTGGATAGAACCATTGTTATTCTTAACAGCTATTGGGGTTTCTGTATTAATTAATATGGGATCAAACATTTTCCTTGGAGAAGTTTCCTTTGTTACTCAATCAGTTGCACCGATTTTACAGCTTGCCGTATCACTAGATTATGCCATTTTCCTTCTTCATAGTTTTGCAGACTATCGGAAAAAGGTCGCAGATCCTCACGAAGCCATGGAGCTTGCGATGAAAAAATCATTCTCGGCAATTACCGCTAGTGCGTCGACCACATTTTTTGGTTTTATCGCGTTATCGTTTATGAATTTTGAAATTGGTTCGGATTTAGGAATTAATCTAGTAAAAGGGATTCTATTAAGCTTTATTAGTGTGATGGTTTTCCTTCCTGCACTAACACTACTGCTTTATAAATGGATCGATAAAACACAGCACAAACCATTACTTCCGAGCTTTAAAAACAAGGGAAATGCTGTGCTAAAACTAAGAATACCAAGCTTAATTCTAGTTTTACTAGTTATTGTTCCCGCTTTTCTAGCACAAAGTCAGACGAACTTCATCTATGGCATTGGAGAGCAACCGGAGACAACAAGAGCTGGAAGTGATTTTCAAGAAATAAAAGATCAATTTGGAGAAAGCACGCCGATCGTTTTGCTTGTTCCCAAAGGGGATGTCACAAAAGAAGATGAGCTAGTACAAGAGCTAGAGAATATCGAGCATGTGTCTAGTGTGCTTGCATATGTGAATACAGTTGGTGCTGCCATTCCGCCGGAGTATTTGGATCAATCCATTACAGAGCAATTTTATTCTGAAAATTATAGCCGAATGATTGTTCAGACCAATACGAAGAACGAAGGAGAAGAGGCATTTCAGTTAATTGAAAAAGTCCACAGTACAGCAAATCAATACTATGATAAAGTCTATTCTGTTGGAGAAAGTGTAACATTGTATGATATTAAAAAAACGGTTCAAAAAGATAATCAATTGGTAAATCTTTTAACGATTATTACGGTTGCTTTCGTTTTGTTTGTAACATTTAAATCACTTTCAATTCCATTAATACTATTGCTTACTATTCAAACGGCTGTTTGGATTAATCTATCAGTACCGTACTTTACTGATTCTTCATTAGTATACGTTGGCTATTTGTTAATCAGCATTATACAGCTCGCGGCAACAGTAGATTATGCAATTTTATTAACTGATGCCTATAAAGAGTATCGAAAAGAAATGACTGCGTTACAAGCAATTATGAAAACAATTGATGAAAAAATGTTTGCCATTGGAATTTCCGCTTCCATTTTATCCAGTGTTGGATTTATCTTATGGATTACCTCTTCAAACCCAATTGTTACATCGATTGGTTTATTGCTAGGAAGAGGTGCATTACTTGCGTTTATTATGGTCGTGCTCTTTTTACCTGCATGTATGTTGGTCTTTGATAAACTTATTACAAAAACAACATGGAAAGCTAACTTTTATAAGGAGGAGGACTGA
- a CDS encoding TetR/AcrR family transcriptional regulator has translation MTTSKLDRRKKYTRMVLKEGLIQLLKDKQISSITVKEICDVADINRSTFYAHYSDQFDLLDKIEEELIEDMTGYLSQYSYEEDDLKMIEKLLDYFASKQEICKILLNEKVDTTFQKKVMTVAHHFFIKNWKANNQFNGYPSEYLSTFIISGSIYVTKEWLNRGMDKTPKQMAEIINNLIKNGLFGT, from the coding sequence ATGACAACTTCAAAATTAGATCGCCGTAAAAAATATACGCGTATGGTTCTGAAAGAAGGTTTAATCCAACTGTTAAAGGACAAACAGATTTCTTCCATTACTGTTAAAGAAATCTGTGACGTAGCTGATATAAATCGCTCTACATTTTATGCTCACTATTCCGATCAATTTGACCTTCTTGACAAAATTGAAGAAGAATTGATTGAAGATATGACAGGGTATTTGAGTCAATACAGCTATGAAGAAGACGACCTAAAGATGATTGAAAAATTGTTGGATTACTTCGCTTCGAAGCAAGAAATTTGCAAAATACTTTTGAATGAAAAAGTGGACACAACATTTCAAAAAAAGGTCATGACAGTCGCACATCATTTCTTTATTAAAAACTGGAAAGCCAATAATCAATTTAATGGATATCCATCTGAATATTTAAGTACGTTCATCATTAGTGGAAGTATATATGTAACCAAAGAATGGTTAAACAGAGGAATGGACAAAACACCCAAACAAATGGCTGAAATAATTAACAATCTTATAAAAAATGGCCTTTTCGGGACATAG
- a CDS encoding helix-turn-helix domain-containing protein: MIGMNIRILRKKNKMSQELLAERLNVSRQTVAKWENEEALPDIYKSKMLAEIFQVTLDQLSGELEEEEVEQLAPKGKQFFGVVKVGERGQIVIPKQAREMYQIKSGDKLVVLGEDVTKGIAVLKSDAFLEFAEMIRREDVTEEEIE; this comes from the coding sequence ATGATTGGTATGAATATTCGTATTTTGCGTAAAAAGAATAAAATGAGTCAGGAACTATTAGCTGAGAGATTAAATGTTTCTCGTCAAACTGTAGCAAAGTGGGAAAATGAGGAGGCACTCCCTGATATTTATAAAAGTAAAATGTTAGCTGAAATCTTTCAAGTTACTTTAGATCAATTATCTGGTGAACTGGAGGAGGAAGAGGTTGAACAACTTGCTCCAAAGGGGAAACAATTTTTTGGTGTTGTAAAGGTAGGAGAACGAGGCCAGATTGTTATACCGAAGCAAGCGAGGGAGATGTATCAAATAAAATCAGGCGATAAACTGGTTGTATTAGGGGAAGATGTGACAAAAGGTATTGCCGTCTTAAAAAGTGATGCTTTTCTGGAATTTGCAGAAATGATTCGTAGGGAAGACGTAACAGAAGAGGAAATAGAATGA
- a CDS encoding aspartyl-phosphate phosphatase Spo0E family protein: MAKETKQLMMCINGLKSDLFQIAENTGLDSRYTLECSIQLDELIKRYHQENEKNNTIE; this comes from the coding sequence ATGGCTAAGGAAACCAAGCAACTGATGATGTGCATTAATGGTCTTAAATCTGATTTATTTCAAATTGCGGAAAATACCGGTCTAGATAGTCGGTATACGTTGGAATGTAGTATTCAATTGGATGAACTAATTAAGCGATATCATCAGGAAAATGAAAAAAACAATACTATTGAATGA
- a CDS encoding cell wall hydrolase, protein MPRVKYTESDIDLMARMMRAEAEGEGKLGMLMVGNVIVNRLKANCLDFKDLRSVRDVIYQVQGGNYSFEAVQKGNVFYQRARGIEKKLAKQNLEYWREHPSKFALWYFNPYAACPPTWYDQPITGQYKQHCYYEPKPNTCEGAYVW, encoded by the coding sequence ATGCCAAGAGTAAAATACACCGAGAGTGACATCGATTTAATGGCAAGGATGATGAGAGCAGAAGCAGAAGGTGAAGGCAAACTAGGAATGCTGATGGTTGGCAATGTTATTGTTAATCGGCTAAAGGCTAATTGTTTAGATTTTAAAGACTTACGATCAGTGCGAGATGTTATTTATCAAGTGCAGGGAGGAAATTATTCTTTTGAGGCCGTTCAAAAAGGGAATGTTTTTTACCAAAGAGCAAGAGGTATAGAAAAAAAATTAGCTAAACAAAATCTTGAATATTGGAGAGAACATCCTTCAAAGTTTGCACTTTGGTACTTTAATCCTTATGCTGCATGTCCACCTACATGGTACGATCAACCTATCACAGGACAATACAAACAACATTGCTATTACGAACCAAAGCCTAACACATGCGAAGGTGCTTACGTTTGGTAA
- a CDS encoding BH0509 family protein, giving the protein MSQLARQSKVKDLLAKNKFNEKEIAEMTDPQIEYYHWLYFEDSVYDYM; this is encoded by the coding sequence ATGAGCCAATTAGCTAGACAATCTAAAGTGAAGGATTTATTAGCGAAGAACAAATTCAATGAAAAAGAAATCGCAGAAATGACAGATCCGCAAATTGAATACTATCACTGGCTCTATTTTGAAGATTCTGTTTACGACTATATGTAA